The DNA window GATGCGGCGCGGCCGATCGCGCGCATAAATCCACGCGCAGCCCGCGGTGACGGCGGTGGCCGACAGGGCCAATTCCCATTCCGCTTTGTGCGGGGTGAAAAACAGGGCTACCGTGGTGACCGGAAATACCACGCCCGTCACGCGGGAGCACGTACGCCAGAAGATGGCCCGCATGCCTGACCCTTTCCAGGTATTGAAATGCCGCCAGTCTAGAAGAACATTTTCCTTAAGTAAAGATTTTTGTTAAATAATTGTTAATTACGAGTTGATAGTTTGCGACTCGCCGGCAAAGATCGGCAGGGAGTACCGTCTGAACTACAGGTATTTACTGAGCGTACTTCGTGTAAATCCGAAGCTGCCACGGCGTCGTTAGCACGGGCATACCAATAGGAAAGGTTATTTCGCATATAGGCGCCATACAAAATTCGGTCTTGACGGAAGCGTTGGTAAAAATACCTACTTTGGCCTGGAATGCGGTCTGCTAGAATCAAAGGATTTCAGACAGCACAGGAAGGCAGCAGGCATGGATTCGTCATCTGACAAGAAAGAGGAATTGCGGCAACAACTGCGTCTGGCGGCGCTCGAGTATCACGAGTTTCCGCGGCCGGGCAAGATCAGCGTAACCCCGACCAAGACACTGACGAACCAGCGCGACCTGGCCCTGGCGTATTCGCCGGGCGTGGCCGCGCCCTGCGAGGAAATCGTCGTCGACCCGTCGGCCGCCTATAAATATACGGCGCGCGGCAACCTGGTGGCCGTGATCTCGAACGGCACCGCCGTGCTGGGCCTGGGCAATATCGGCGCCCTGGCATCGAAGCCTGTGATGGAAGGCAAGGGCGTGCTGTTCAAGAAGTTCGCCGGCATCGATGTGTTCGACATCGAAATCAACGAACAGGATCCGGACAAGCTGATCGACATCATTGCGGCGCTGGAACCCACGTTCGGCGGCGTGAACCTGGAAGACATCAAGGCGCCCGAGTGCTTCTACATCGAGCGCGAGCTGCGCAAGCGCATGAAGATCCCTGTCTTCCACGACGATCAGCACGGCACCGCGATCATCGTGGGCGCCGCAATCCTGAACGGTATTTCGCTGGTCGGCAAGAACATCAAGGAATGCAAGCTGGTCGTTTCCGGCGCCGGCGCGGCCGCGCTGGCCTGCCTGGACCTGATCGTCGACCTCGGCTTCCCGATCGAAAACATCTTCGTCACCGACCTGGCCGGCGTGGTCTACCAGGGCCGCACCGAACTGATGGATCCGGACAAGGAGCGCTTCGCCCGCGACACCACGGCGCGCACGCTGGGTGAAGTGATCGCCGGCGCGGACATCTTCCTGGGCCTGTCCGCCGGCGGCGTGCTCAAACAGCACATGGTGCAGCAGATGGCGGCGCGCCCGATCATCCTGGCGCTGGCCAACCCGAACCCGGAAATCCTGCCGGAAGACGTGAAGGCCGTGCGCGACGACGCCGTCATCTGTACCGGCCGTTCGGATTACCCGAACCAGGTCAACAACGTGCTGTGCTTCCCGTACATCTTCCGCGGCGCGCTCGATTGCGGCGCCAGCACGATCACGCGTGAGATGGAAATCGCCGTCGTGCACGCGATCGCCGACCTGGCGCATGCCGAGCAGTCCGACGTGGTGGCCACCACCTACGGTTTCACGAACCTCTCGTTCGGGCCCGAGTACCTGATCCCGATGCCGTTCGATCCGCGCCTGCTGATCAAGATCGCGCCTGCCGTGGCCAAGGCGGCCGAGGACTCCGGTGTCGCCACGCGTCCGATCAAGGACCTGGAAGCGTATGCCGACAGCTTGCAGCAGTTCGTCTACCGCAGCGGCACGTTCATGAAGCCGCTGTTCGCGCAGGCCAAGATCACGAGCCCGGACACCAAGCGCATCGTCTACGCCGAGGGCGAAGAAGAACGCGTGCTGCGTGCCGTGCAGGTGGTGGTCGACGAACGCCTGGCGCGTCCGATCCTGGTCGGCCGCCCGGCCGTGCTGGAATCGCGCATCCAGAAGTTCGGCCTGCGCCTGAAGCAGGGCGTGGACTTCGACGTGATCAACCCGGATTACGACGACCGCTACCGCGATTACTGGACGTCGTACTACAACCTTGCCAAGCGCAAGGGCGTGACCGAGGAATACGCCAAGCTGGAAATGCGTCGCCGCCACAGCCTGATCGGCGCGATGATGATCAAGAAGGGCGATGCGGACGGCATGATCTGCGGCACCTTCGGCACGACCCAGCTGCACCTGCACTACATCGACCAGGTGCTGGGCAAGCGCCCGGGCGCCAATGTGTACGCGGCGATGAACGTGCTGGTGCTGCCGGAGCGGCAACTGGTGATGGTGGATACCCACGTCAACGAAAACCCGACCGCCGAGCAGCTGGCCGAGATCACGATCATGGCCGCCGAAGAGATGCGCCGCTTCGGCCTGCAGCCGTCGGCCGCGCTGCTGTCGCATTCGAACTTCGGCTCGTCCAACAACGAATCCGCGCAGAAGATGCGCGCCGCGCTGGCGCTGATCCGCGAGCGCGCGCCGGACCTGGAAGTCGATGGCGAAATGCACGGCGACACCGCGCTCGATTCGAAGCTGCGCAAGAAGCTGATGCCGGATTCCACCCTGCAGCGCGATGCGAACCTGCTGGTGGCGCCGAACATCGAATCCGCCAACATCGCCTACAACCTGGTGAAAACGGCCGCCGGCAACGGCATCGCGATCGGCCCGATCCTGCTGGGCTGCGCCGCGCCGGTGCACATCCTCACCCCATCGGCCACCGTGCGCCGCATCGTCAACATGACGGCGCTGTGCGTCGTCGACGTGGTCGCCCAGCGCAACAACTGATCGCCGCACCGCTCCATGAAAGCCGCCGCAAGGCGGCTTTTTTTCGTCCGATATTTCCTGAAAACCGGTGACAGACACCGGTTTTCGTGGAATATTCCAGACCATGACCGACCTCATCCTTGCCATCGTCCACCACCTGATCGTGTTCGGCATTGCCGCCGTGCTGGCGGCGGAACTGGCGCTGCTGCGGCCCACGTCGATGTCGCCGCACACGGTGAAATTGCTGGGAAGGTTCGATGCGTTCTACGGTGTGCTGGCGCTGGCGATCCTGGTCGTCGGCTTCGGCCGCGTATTCCATGGGGCGAAGGGCGCGGACTTTTACCTGGACAATCCTGTCTTCTGGGCCAAGGTCGGTGCGTTCGGCATCGTCGGCATCCTGTCGATCAAGCCGACGATGCAGATCGTCGCCTGGCAAAAATCGCTGAAGACCGATGCGGGGTTTACGCCATCCGCCGAGGAATTGAAAGGTGTGCGCCGGCGCAAACTGGCCGAAATCCACGTCTTCACGCTGATCCCGGTCGCCGCTGCGGCGATGGCGCGCGGTATCGGTCTTGGCTGAAAGTTGCCTGGAAAATAGGGTCCGTCCCCATTTTTCAAGCAACACTGCATCTCCAAAAGTTTCGCTGTAACAAGATGTAATTGATGTAAGTCCTGCTCACCCTGGAGGCGGCTCAATGTCATGCCTCTGTTACAATATCGGGCTTTTTCGTCAACCCTTCTAGAGACCCGATCACTATGCAAAACACGAAACGCGCCCTGGTCACGGGCATTTCCGGTCAGGATGGCGCCTATCTGGCGCAGTTGCTGCTCGAGAAGGGTTACGAAGTCACCGGCACGTTCCGTCGCACCAGTTCCGTCAATTTCTGGCGCATCGAGGAACTGGGCATCCAGGATCACCCGAACCTGAACCTGGTCGAACACGACCTGACCGACCTGTCGTCGTCGATCCGCCTGCTGCAGAAGGGCCAGTTCCACGAGATCTACAACCTGGCGGCGCAAAGCTTCGTGGGCGTGTCGTTCGAACAGCCGGTGACGACGGCCGAGATCACCGGCATCGGCGCCGTCAACCTGCTCGAGGCGATCCGCATCGTCGACCCGAAGATCCGCTTCTACCAGGCGTCCACGTCGGAAATGTTCGGCAAGGTGCAGGCAATCCCGCAAAAGGAAGACACACCGTTCTATCCGCGCAGCCCGTATGGCGTGGCCAAGCTGTATGCGCACTGGATGACCGTGAACTACCGCGAGTCGTATGGCATCTTTGGTTCGTCCGGCATCCTGTTCAACCACGAGTCGCCGCTGCGCGGCCGCGAATTCGTGACACGCAAGATCACCGACTCGGTCGCCAAGATCAAGCTGGGCAAGCTGGAAGTGCTCGAGCTGGGCAACCTGGACGCCAAGCGCGACTGGGGCTTCGCCAAGGAATACGTGGAAGGCATGTGGCGCATCCTGCAGGCCGACCAGCCGGATACCTACGTGCTGGCGACGAACCGCACCGAGACCGTGCGCGATTTCGTGACGATGGCGTTCAAGGCCGTCGATATCGCGATCGAATGGCAGGGCAGCGGCGAAACCGAAACGGGTCACGACGCGCAGACCGGCAAGACGCTGGTGCGCATCAGCCCGAAATTCTACCGGCCGGCCGAAGTGGACCTGCTGATCGGCGACGCCACCAAGGCAAGAACGCAGCTGGGCTGGGAGCCGAAGACCACGCTGGAAGAGCTGTGCCAGATGATGGTCGAGGCCGACCTGCGCCGCAACACCGCCGGCTTCTCCTTCTGACATGGCCGCGGCCTTGCAGCTGTTGTCGCCGGCACGCGAAGGCGCCGGCAAGCGCGCGCTGGTAACCGGCATCGCCGGTTTCACGGGGCGCTACGTTGCGCAGGAGCTGCGCGCCGCCGGCTACGAAGTATCCGGCCTGGCCACCCCGGGGAGCGATTGCGGCCCCGAAACGGTGGCGGTCGACCTGACCGATCGCGCCGCGCTGACCGCCGCGGTGCATGCACTGCAACCGGACGTGGTGATCCACCTGGCGGCGATCGCGTTCGTTGCCCACAGCGACGTCGAACAGATCTATCGCGTCAACGTGACCGGCACCCGCAACCTGCTCGAAGCCCTGGCGACATCGCCGAAGAAACCGTCGGCCGTGCTCCTCGCATCGTCCGCCAACATCTATGGCAACACCGATGCCGGCACGATCGGCGAAGACGTGCCGGCCGCTCCCGCCAACGACTACGCCGTCAGCAAGCTGGCCATGGAATACATGGCGCGGCTGTGGACGGACCGGCTGCCCCTGATCATCGTGCGGCCGTTCAACTACACCGGCGTGGGCCAGGCCGAGAACTTCCTGCTGCCGAAGATCGTGGCGCACTTCAGGCGGCGCGAGGCGCGCATCGAACTGGGCAACCTGCACGTGTGGCGTGATTTTTCCGACGTGCGCGTGGTGGCCGCCAGCTACCGCCACCTGGTCGCTGCCGGCCCCGCCGCCATCGGCAAGACGTTCAACGTCTGCTCCGGCAAGGCCTATTCACTGGGCGAGGCGCTCGACATGATGGGCACGATCGCGGGCTACCGGATCGATGTGCATGTCAACCCCGCCTTCGTGCGCGCCAACGAAGTGGTGCGCCTGACCGGCGACAACACGCGCCTGCAAGCCGCCGTCGGCACGCTGGCCCCGCCGCCGCTGGAGCAGACCTTGCGCTGGATGTACGAGGCGTGACACTGAAAGTCGGCGTCTCCGCCACCACGACTGAACCCGGCCTCACCGGCGGCCATCTCGACGGGATCGGCGTGTACAGCCGCGCGCTGCTGCGCGAACTGCCGCGGGAGGGCGTTACCGTCGACGCCCGCTCGTTCGGCCCCGCCGCGCAACTCACCGTTGGCCGCCCGATGCCGCGTTCGTTCCCGCTGGCGACGATGCGCGACCTCGTGTTGCCCGGCGCGTTGCCCGGTGCCCGGGAACACCTGGACGTGGACCTGTTCCACGCCACCGATTACCGCATCGTCAGGATGGACCGGCCCATCGTGGCCACGCTGCACGACGCGCTGCCCATCGCCCATCCCGAGTGGTGCAACCCCAGGCTGCGCGGGCTGAAGAACTGGCTGCAGGCCCGGGCCGCGCGCAAGGCCGATCACGTGATCGCCCATACCCGCTTCACCATCGCCGAACTGGTGCAGTGCTTCGGTGTCGACGAGCGCCGCATCAGCGTGGTGCCGTGCGGCGTGGACGAGGAATGGCTCGATGCGCCCGACGCCGCGCAGGTCGGCGCCACGCTGGCGCAGCACGGCCTGCGGCCTGGTTATTTCCTTACCGTCGGCACGCTGCAGCCGCGCAAGAACATCGGCGCGCTGCTGCAGGCCTATCTCGGCCTGCCGGCCAGCGTGCGCGCGCAGCGCCAGCTCGTGATCGTGGGCGCGGCCGGTGC is part of the Pseudoduganella lutea genome and encodes:
- a CDS encoding glycosyltransferase family 4 protein; amino-acid sequence: MTLKVGVSATTTEPGLTGGHLDGIGVYSRALLRELPREGVTVDARSFGPAAQLTVGRPMPRSFPLATMRDLVLPGALPGAREHLDVDLFHATDYRIVRMDRPIVATLHDALPIAHPEWCNPRLRGLKNWLQARAARKADHVIAHTRFTIAELVQCFGVDERRISVVPCGVDEEWLDAPDAAQVGATLAQHGLRPGYFLTVGTLQPRKNIGALLQAYLGLPASVRAQRQLVIVGAAGARSEELVARIKAAQQNGENVVWLSRLTSSEALRHVYAGAGVFVFPTLYEGFGIPVVEAFASGVPVVASNATSVPEVSGGAAIEVDPMSSAAIGAAMLELARDEALRDRCIAAGKARAAGLTWRDTARKTAAVYEAVLKN
- a CDS encoding DUF2214 family protein, which codes for MTDLILAIVHHLIVFGIAAVLAAELALLRPTSMSPHTVKLLGRFDAFYGVLALAILVVGFGRVFHGAKGADFYLDNPVFWAKVGAFGIVGILSIKPTMQIVAWQKSLKTDAGFTPSAEELKGVRRRKLAEIHVFTLIPVAAAAMARGIGLG
- a CDS encoding NADP-dependent malic enzyme codes for the protein MDSSSDKKEELRQQLRLAALEYHEFPRPGKISVTPTKTLTNQRDLALAYSPGVAAPCEEIVVDPSAAYKYTARGNLVAVISNGTAVLGLGNIGALASKPVMEGKGVLFKKFAGIDVFDIEINEQDPDKLIDIIAALEPTFGGVNLEDIKAPECFYIERELRKRMKIPVFHDDQHGTAIIVGAAILNGISLVGKNIKECKLVVSGAGAAALACLDLIVDLGFPIENIFVTDLAGVVYQGRTELMDPDKERFARDTTARTLGEVIAGADIFLGLSAGGVLKQHMVQQMAARPIILALANPNPEILPEDVKAVRDDAVICTGRSDYPNQVNNVLCFPYIFRGALDCGASTITREMEIAVVHAIADLAHAEQSDVVATTYGFTNLSFGPEYLIPMPFDPRLLIKIAPAVAKAAEDSGVATRPIKDLEAYADSLQQFVYRSGTFMKPLFAQAKITSPDTKRIVYAEGEEERVLRAVQVVVDERLARPILVGRPAVLESRIQKFGLRLKQGVDFDVINPDYDDRYRDYWTSYYNLAKRKGVTEEYAKLEMRRRHSLIGAMMIKKGDADGMICGTFGTTQLHLHYIDQVLGKRPGANVYAAMNVLVLPERQLVMVDTHVNENPTAEQLAEITIMAAEEMRRFGLQPSAALLSHSNFGSSNNESAQKMRAALALIRERAPDLEVDGEMHGDTALDSKLRKKLMPDSTLQRDANLLVAPNIESANIAYNLVKTAAGNGIAIGPILLGCAAPVHILTPSATVRRIVNMTALCVVDVVAQRNN
- a CDS encoding NAD-dependent epimerase/dehydratase family protein, with the translated sequence MAAALQLLSPAREGAGKRALVTGIAGFTGRYVAQELRAAGYEVSGLATPGSDCGPETVAVDLTDRAALTAAVHALQPDVVIHLAAIAFVAHSDVEQIYRVNVTGTRNLLEALATSPKKPSAVLLASSANIYGNTDAGTIGEDVPAAPANDYAVSKLAMEYMARLWTDRLPLIIVRPFNYTGVGQAENFLLPKIVAHFRRREARIELGNLHVWRDFSDVRVVAASYRHLVAAGPAAIGKTFNVCSGKAYSLGEALDMMGTIAGYRIDVHVNPAFVRANEVVRLTGDNTRLQAAVGTLAPPPLEQTLRWMYEA
- the gmd gene encoding GDP-mannose 4,6-dehydratase, whose amino-acid sequence is MQNTKRALVTGISGQDGAYLAQLLLEKGYEVTGTFRRTSSVNFWRIEELGIQDHPNLNLVEHDLTDLSSSIRLLQKGQFHEIYNLAAQSFVGVSFEQPVTTAEITGIGAVNLLEAIRIVDPKIRFYQASTSEMFGKVQAIPQKEDTPFYPRSPYGVAKLYAHWMTVNYRESYGIFGSSGILFNHESPLRGREFVTRKITDSVAKIKLGKLEVLELGNLDAKRDWGFAKEYVEGMWRILQADQPDTYVLATNRTETVRDFVTMAFKAVDIAIEWQGSGETETGHDAQTGKTLVRISPKFYRPAEVDLLIGDATKARTQLGWEPKTTLEELCQMMVEADLRRNTAGFSF